The Arachis ipaensis cultivar K30076 chromosome B07, Araip1.1, whole genome shotgun sequence genomic interval TATGAGATTTAATTTAAACCTCCCAAGTGTACCTTTAAGAAACTAATTAAGCAGATATCAATACACATATACAAACATTATTAGAaggcaaaaaattaaattaaagaaataatATTTTTCAGGAAATTTAATTTACCCATGAGAGATGCTTCAAGGAGTCTATGTGCCATTAGAACTTCATCAGTTGGATTAATTAATCCACCACTCTCACTTGAACGCTTTTGGATTTTGGTTATGGTATAAATGGTGGATCCAAAAACAACAAACATTGTTGTTGCCACTGTTTTTGTGACCAATGGACCTCTTCCTTGTTTCAAGAGATCAAGCCCTTTGATCACTAATTTTCTTATTGGATTTGCAAAAGATAGAATCAATATGAATGCCATTTCAATCATCACAAGTGCAAACAAAAGATGAATCATCTTTGCTTAGGAACTTGTTTGGATATGTTAGTGTTGATTCTATGAAATGAAAATGCTTCTCATTTTccccttcttttcttttgtacttAGTTTTTTATATGATGGATGATTTTGGAGACTTAAGAGGTTAAGCAAAGAATTATACTGTGCGTTATTTCTTCCATGAGAATAGCTTTGAATATGAGGAATCAATGGTAACAAGCTTGATGAGAATAAAATTGAATATGACCCTCAAGATtggttttcttttctcttttattaccTTACCTAGTTACCTTGATTATCCAAGGACAATGGTGTTTTTTGGTTGCCCACGGTATACCCCAACCCGATAGGTCAAGGACTAATTCGTCGCGGatcggagctccatttaagggtctacTGCTGgctaatgggttgctgcatgcacaaggcagaATTCaaacccccgacacttgcttaagcggacgagtgagctgaccacttaGAAAATGGTGTTTTTAATTAAGCACAATGGTGTTTGATAACTTTACATGTTGGCTTTCAATTAAGCAAAGAGTATAAAatataatagttaatttattgttttgattAATCTTTTGTATTCCTTTCCAACATATTCTTCAACCTATcactcattattattattattattagataacACAATNNNNNNNNNNNNNNNNNNNNNNNNNNNNNNNNNNNNNNNNNNNNNNNNNNNNNNNNNNNNNNNNNNNNNNNNNNNNNNNNNNNNNNNNNNNNNNNNNNNNNNNNNNNNNNNNNNNNNNNNNNNNNNNNNNNNNNNNNNAACAGCAGATCTATAGGCTTACAAAAGAAAAACGACGGCGTTTGGTTTGAGTAAGAGAGAATCAGAGGAAGAACAGAGAAAGAGTGATACAGTGTGTGTGCGTCAGAGTCAGCAAGCTCCAACACCCAGAAATGGAGTCGCCGCCATTCCATTTCTACTCTGCTTCGCGACCCACCATCTCTCTCCCttcatattcttcttcttcattccttttTCTTCATAAAAATCCTTCATTCATAAAAACCTCACGTTCCACCAACGTCAGCTACTCAAGAAGCTTCTCTGttcgtgcttcttcttcttctaccagTGATTCTGGTCTGCTCTCTCTCTTTTCATGGATACCCTTTTTGAGATTtatgtaaaattttcaatttttattatcaTTACCGTTCTGACTTTTGTTCTGTGGTGCAGTGGTGACTCTGCTTGATTATGGGGCTGGCAATGTTCGAAGTGTTAGGAATGCTATCAAGCACCTTGGTTTTGATATCAAAGATGTAAAATTTTTATGCCATTTCTTAATGGGGTTGCTTtcagaagaggaaaaaaaaagataactttttgttgttgttaatgttAGGTGCAAACTCCAGAAGACATTTTGAATGCAAGCCGGCTTATATTTCCTGGTGTTGGAGCATTCGGCAATGCCATGGATGTCTTGAACAAGACAGGGTATTGTTTTCTctgttccttttattttaattttgttatattTTGTCTGATCAAGTAGTATGATTCTACTATGCTTGTAGCTGGATTGATTGTTTGCTAGTTAAAGTAGTTGAATTCTGTGGTAACAATTTGGTTATTCATTGTCTTCTGTTGGATTAAGAATTTAAGTTTGTCTGCATTAGCACCATGAGCTAACTGCCTATGCAAAAAGAAGTTATGTAGTGGGGTTTACAGATGAAATGATGAACTAATTCCTAAGAGGATGAGGTTAAAGATTTTGAGGGTATACAAGTAGGAAATACGGAAACTCCCAAATTTGGAATTAGCTTAGATTTTTAGCGCTTGCACCCTAAAGTCTATCTTCTCATTTAGGTCAAAATTTCCAAATTTTCTTTCTAGTGTCAACCATCAACTGATAACATGTTTCTGCAGAATGGCTGAAGCACTGTGTGCATATATCGAAAAGGATCGCCCATTTTTAGGGATTTGTCTTGGACTTCAACTACTTTTTGAATCCAGTGAGGAGAATGGACCAGGTCAGCTATAAATCTCTcagttgattttttgtttttaattttaatgtggTCTGATCATAAAAGGAGAGAATTATGGGAGGCAATGTTAATAGATATTACACAGAAAGCTAGCTTTCTGGATACTGCAAAAGGCAATTTGCCTTTATTTTCAATAATCTTAGTGAAATAGGGAACTGACAACTCTACGTGTGACTCAGTAAAGGGTCTTGGCCTGATCCCTGGAACTGTTGGGCGATTTGATTCATCAAATGGTTTTAGAGTCCCGCATATTGGCTGGAATGCTTTACACATTACAAAGGACTCGGGAATTTTGGATGATGTTGGAAAACGCCATGTATATTTTGTGCACTCTTACCGTGCCATGCCTGTATGTTATGCTTTCCTTTACAATCTCCATTTCATGATTTTCGACTATTACTTATTGGTgggggaaaaagaaagaaaagaaaaggaacaaaaagaagaTTTGTGAGTGTTTTAAGTAAACACAGTTATCTTATTCTGTTTCAGTCTGATAACAACAAAGAATGGGTCTCCTCCACCTGCAACTATGGTGATACATTTATAGCATCTATTAGACGAGGAAATGTGCATGCAGTTCAATTCCATCCAGAAAAGAGTGGAGGTAAGTTTTATCTAGTATTTTTTGATCTTCTAGTCTTCAGCTGCTCTTTGTGAAGTTTTTAGTATACTATATGCATTAATATTCTTTCGGGGAAAATAGAGTAGTCATGTTTGTGgcgcgtgtgtgtgtgtgtgtttctaGCAATCTTTTGTTGGAATTAGAAGAgtattgtttttaaaatttatggGGGAAAAATTCTAAACATTTTCCATTGGAATTTTTTCATGAGCTGTCTTAATTCTCTACTAATTcctcaaaatgaattttcagaTGTTGGTCTTTCTATTTTGAGGAGATTTTTGTATCCAAAGTCGCAAATGACAAAGGTGACCTTCGTACAACTCTTGATACTCATTTTTTGTATCTGTTAATACTGTTATTGTGACCTATGGTAAGCTAATCATTTATAATATTCATTTGAAGTCAGAAGCCTGGTGAAGGGAAAGCCTCAAAACTTGCACAAAGGGTAATTTCATGAAAATTCTTTTCAAGTATGTTTTTGCTTGGGTGTCATTTGTTATTTTGGTTTGCTAACAAATCATTGCCTTGTTAAGGTGATTGCTTGTCTCGATGTGAGGGCAAATGATAAGGGAGACCTTGTTGTAACCAAAGGAGACCAGTATGATGTAAGAGAAAACACAAATGAGAAGGAGGTATGCTAGATAATATACATTTTCTAATAATTGTTATAACTTATGACATTGTTTCTATATAATTCATAAAAAAGAAAACCAGTTATAAACTTCAATCAATTATTCAAATAATCTATTTATTGTGCTGACGCAAAGACACGGCTAATTGTTGGCCTTTCATTGAATTGCTTATGAGTATAGTCTTGAAGTCAAACCTCTTGCGTAGTTGTATATCTGTTTCTTTTCTTGGTATATCTATATTTGAGATAGGAGCATAACTTGTGCGTCATTCTAAACAAAAAAGATAGGAGCATCTTCTACAAAATCAATTCAAGTGCTCTTAAATTTTCTGCAGTCAGCATCTGGATTTTCTTCTCATTTGGGAATAAGATTATTTTCATTACCTAACAACGATCTTTGTAATATTAGGTGAGGAATCTTGGAAAGCCAGTTGAGCTTGCTAGACAGTACTATTTAGATGGTGCTGATGAGGTATGCCTTTTACCTTTCCATTCAATACACGTATTATGAAGAATTTTGTTTCTAATTGAATCCCTCCCTCACCCTTTAATTGCAGGTTAGCTTCCTAAATATTACTGGTTTTCGTGACTTCCCTCTTGGCGAAAAATGAAATTTTTCAATGAGTTTGTTTCAAATTGTAGTTTATCCAACATCCACAATGTATTTTCATGCTTGTCATGCTTCATAGGTATTGAAATACACATCAGAAAATGTTTTTGTACCCTTGACAGTTGGGGGTGGGATTAGAGATTTTACAGATGCGAATGGCAGGTATGTTTAGTAGTCAATATGGTGTTTATACTTTCGAGTTTCAAGCTATAGATTtccttttgattttaaattatcaattaagaTTTTCATCATAATAATTGTTCTCTTAGGCACTACACTAGTTTGCAAGTTGCTTCAGAATATTTTAGGTCCGGAGCTGATAAGATATCCATTGGAAGTGACGCAGTTTATGCTGCAGAAGAATATCTGAGAACTGGAGTATGGAATTCAACCCATTAATTTTTTCTAATAATATGTGCTTACACACTTACACACGCGCACACAGACATTGATAGTTTGCGTTGACCTCTTATATGGTGTTTGTGGTCTTTTAGGTGAAAACTGGAAAGACCAGCTTAGAGCAGATTTCCAGAGTTTACGGAAATCAGGTAAGTCAACATCTGGTAGTTGATATATGCATGTCTTACATTCTCTTTTGATCTCATCCTTGTAAGATAACGAGTTCTTCTCTTTATTGTAGGTATGATAGATTAAGAACCTTTTG includes:
- the LOC107608756 gene encoding uncharacterized protein LOC107608756, whose protein sequence is MIHLLFALVMIEMAFILILSFANPIRKLVIKGLDLLKQGRGPLVTKTVATTMFVVFGSTIYTITKIQKRSSESGGLINPTDEVLMAHRLLEASLMGFSLFLGLVIDRQHYYTREIFSLRKNLETAKKLK
- the LOC107608757 gene encoding LOW QUALITY PROTEIN: imidazole glycerol phosphate synthase hisHF, chloroplastic (The sequence of the model RefSeq protein was modified relative to this genomic sequence to represent the inferred CDS: substituted 1 base at 1 genomic stop codon): MESPPFHFYSASRPTISLPSYSSSSFLFLHKNPSFIKTSRSTNVSYSRSFSVRASSSSTSDSVVTLLDYGAGNVRSVRNAIKHLGFDIKDVQTPEDILNASRLIFPGVGAFGNAMDVLNKTGMAEALCAYIEKDRPFLGICLGLQLLFESSEENGPVKGLGLIPGTVGRFDSSNGFRVPHIGWNALHITKDSGILDDVGKRHVYFVHSYRAMPSDNNKEWVSSTCNYGDTFIASIRRGNVHAVQFHPEKSGDVGLSILRRFLYPKSQMTKKPGEGKASKLAQRVIACLDVRANDKGDLVVTKGDQYDVRENTNEKEVRNLGKPVELARQYYLDGADEVSFLNITGFRDFPLGEKXNFSMSLFQIVVLKYTSENVFVPLTVGGGIRDFTDANGRHYTSLQVASEYFRSGADKISIGSDAVYAAEEYLRTGVKTGKTSLEQISRVYGNQAVVVSIDPRRVYVKNPTDVQFKTIRVSNRGPNGEEYAWYQCTVNGGREGRPIGAYELAKAVEELGAGEILLNCIDCDGQGKGFDIDLVKLISDAVSIPVIASSGAGAAEHFSEVFAKTNASAALAAGIFHRKEVPIQTVKEHLLKEGIEVRI